The DNA window ATCGGTGGCTGCCCGGCGGCTTCACATGCGCTGCTCTTGGCCGGAATCTCCTCTGCCTCTTGCAAAGACGGGTATGCGACACCGACGGACAATCCGCACGCATTGTTCGGATCCACTCCGCCGCCTGGTCGTTGCGCCCACAGCGTGCCGGCCTCGAAGTAGGTGACGAAGTCGGCCGACCCCTCACGCTCCTTGGTGTCGGTGAACGACGACATCCCGACGTTGAAGTCGCCCCCACGCACGGAGGGAATGATCGCCTCGAACGCGGTTTCCCGATACTCGGGCACCAGGCCCAGCGTCCGGGTGACCGCATTCATCAGGTCGACGTCGAACCCGACGATCGCCCCGCTGGCATCCTTGAATTCGTTTGGGGCATAAGGCACATTCACCCCGATGATCAGCCGGCCCGTCGACCTGATGTCTTCTGGCACCGTGGCTGCGATCGCTGCCACCGCGCCCGGGCGCGCCTGCGGCGTCATCGTCGACGAACTCTCCGCCACACTCGCGGGCTCGGCACCACCGGACCCGCCGCCCCGCCACTGCCAGACCCCGAGGCCCCCGGCCACCACCACCGAAGCGACCGCGACGGCGACCGCGATCAGGCGCCCGGACACCCGTCGACCGGTCGGGGCGGCTCGTCGCGCCGAGTGCCGCCCGCTGCCTGCCATTCGCACCGGGGCACTCAGCGCACGCCGTGCGGCAGCGGCCAATTCGGCGGCCGACCTATACCGTTTCGCGGGCGACTTGGCCATGCCCTTGGCGATGACCGCGTCGAAGGCCGCCAACTTCGGATCCATCGCCGAGGGGCGCGGTATCGGCTGGGTCATGTGCCCGGCGATCTGCTGTTCGAGACTCTTCGCCGGATAGGGCCGGTCGCCCGTCAGGCATTCGTAAAGCACACACGTCAATGCGTAGATATCAGACGTCGGGTCGACCGGCTTGCCCTCGAACCGCTCGGGGGCCATGTACGCCATCGTCCCCAGCGTGCTACCCGCCGTCGTCAGCCCTACTTCCCCGGCACTGCGCGCCAGGCCGAAGTCGATCAGGTAGACGAAGTCGCGGTCGGTGATCAGGATGTTCGACGGTTTGACGTCGCGGTGAATCAGCCCGGCGGCATGCGCGGCGTCCAGCGCCGTCGCGACCTGTTCGGCCACCTTCACCGAGAACTCCGGAGCCAGTGGTCCGTCCGTATCGGTGAGCATGGTTCCGAGGTTGCGGCCTTCGATCAGCCGCATATCCAGATACAGCCGGCCGTCGATCTCGCCGAAACTATGGATCGGCACCACATGTGGGTCGTTGAGTCCGGCCGCCGCCTGCGATTCTCGGCGGAAACGCGCCTGGAACGTATCGTCGGCCGCCATATTCGGCGGAAGCACCTTGAGCGCGACTATTCGGTCGGTTCTGGTGTCGTAGGCCCGGTAGACCTCGCCCATTCCCCCTCGCCCTATCAGCTCCTGCAGCTGATAGGGCCCGAATGGTGTCGCATCCACCGTCAACTCCTCGGCAAGCGGGCCCCCCGCGTCGCGTGTCGCTCGAAACTACCTCACGTTTGCCAGAAAGTCGTAAATGTGTCGCGGTAGGACCGTCGCTCAGAGGCGTCCCGACGGCACTTCTGGCGCGCCGGCTGCGACCGATGCGACCTGTTTGACGGCGCGGACGGTGACCCGCCCGCCGCGCGCGGGCGTCATGATCACGTGCTTGAGTTTCGTCTTCTCACCAGGCTCGGAG is part of the Mycolicibacterium tusciae JS617 genome and encodes:
- a CDS encoding bifunctional serine/threonine-protein kinase/transporter substrate-binding domain-containing protein, whose amino-acid sequence is MDATPFGPYQLQELIGRGGMGEVYRAYDTRTDRIVALKVLPPNMAADDTFQARFRRESQAAAGLNDPHVVPIHSFGEIDGRLYLDMRLIEGRNLGTMLTDTDGPLAPEFSVKVAEQVATALDAAHAAGLIHRDVKPSNILITDRDFVYLIDFGLARSAGEVGLTTAGSTLGTMAYMAPERFEGKPVDPTSDIYALTCVLYECLTGDRPYPAKSLEQQIAGHMTQPIPRPSAMDPKLAAFDAVIAKGMAKSPAKRYRSAAELAAAARRALSAPVRMAGSGRHSARRAAPTGRRVSGRLIAVAVAVASVVVAGGLGVWQWRGGGSGGAEPASVAESSSTMTPQARPGAVAAIAATVPEDIRSTGRLIIGVNVPYAPNEFKDASGAIVGFDVDLMNAVTRTLGLVPEYRETAFEAIIPSVRGGDFNVGMSSFTDTKEREGSADFVTYFEAGTLWAQRPGGGVDPNNACGLSVGVAYPSLQEAEEIPAKSSACEAAGQPPIDKKVFVSQDDLTAALINGEVDAMSADSPVTSFAIKTSGGGLETAGEIFDSAPYGWPVAKGSGLAHSLLKALEHLMQTGEYKTIATMWGVEKGMLITPRINGAEK